A portion of the Bufo gargarizans isolate SCDJY-AF-19 chromosome 7, ASM1485885v1, whole genome shotgun sequence genome contains these proteins:
- the LOC122943281 gene encoding rho GDP-dissociation inhibitor 2-like: protein MTEQEAVAHDLEDDDELDGKLNYKPPPQKSLQEIQELDKDDESLAKYKKSLLGEVPVVTDPTAPNVTVTRLTLVCAAAPGPITMDLTGDLINLKKETFALKEGVEYKVKIHFKVNKEIVSGLKYVQNTYRAGVKVAKATFMVGSYGPRPEEYEFLTPIEEAPKGMLARGTYHNKSLFTDDDNHNHLTWEWNLSIRKEWNE from the exons ATGACTGAGCAGGAGGCAGTCGCCCATGACCTGGAGGATGACGATGAGTTGGATGGAAAGCTGAACTACAAACCTCCACCTCAGAAGTCACTTCAGGAAATCCAGGAGCTGGACAAGGACGACGAAAGCTTAGCCAAATACAAGAAGTCATTGCTGGGAGAAGTGCCAGTAGTCACAG acCCAACAGCTCCAAATGTCACTGTAACACGTCTCACATTAGTCTGCGCAGCCGCGCCCGGGCCCATTACAATGGATCTGACTG GAGACCTGATAAACCTGAAAAAGGAAACATTTGCTTTGAAAGAAGGAGTAGAATACAAAGTGAAAATCCACTTTAAA gtAAATAAGGAGATAGTCTCTGGTCTGAAGTACGTGCAGAACACATACCGGGCCGGAGTGAAAG TTGCTAAAGCCACGTTTATGGTGGGAAGCTACGGCCCTCGACCTGAAGAATATGAGTTCTTGACCCCCATAGAAGAAGCTCCGAAGGGAATGTTGGCGCGAGGAACCTATCACAACAAGTCGCTCTTCACCGACGATGACAACCACAACCATCTAACCTGGGAGTGGAACCTGTCCATCCGCAAGGAGTGGAACGAATAA
- the LOC122944082 gene encoding endoplasmic reticulum resident protein 27-like — MLYVGGGRLYMVLLFSQDPETPEFEYYNTLVKNHPEWDYGFTTNKDVLKHYKIKSNTVSIFRQTDNFRDDLVVEETAELNTAKLYRFLTINDLRLVTEYNPMTAIGIIACKVQIHLLFFTHKDVEGQEEILKELREAAKDLRGQVLFVKMDVNMKSNQKIMAFFKLTQSDLPLVSIYDTESNRKGIMASGEITAETVKKFCSDFLSGALEEESESVKTEL, encoded by the exons ATGCTGTATGTCGGTGGAGGACGCCTTTACATGGTTCTGCTCTTCTCACAGGATCCAGAGACTCCAGAATTTGAGTATTACAATACACTTGTTAAAAATCATCCAGAATGGGATTATGGCTTCACAACCAACAAAGACGTCCTGAAGCACTACAAGATAAAGAGTAACACCGTCAGCATTTTCCGCCAG ACAGATAATTTCCGGGATGATTTAGTGGTGGAGGAAACGGCAGAACTTAACACTGCAAAACTTTACCGATTCCTTACGATCAATGATTTGAGACTGGTGACAGAGTATAACCCCATG ACGGCCATTGGAATTATCGCCTGCAAGGTTCAGATCCATCTGCTCTTCTTCACACACAAGGATGTGGAAGGACAGGAGGAGATCCTGAAGGAATTACGAGAAGCCGCGAAGGATCTCCGGGGGCAG GTTCTGTTTGTGAAGATGGACGTCAACATGAAGAGCAATCAGAAGATCATGGCGTTCTTCAAGCTGACGCAGAGCGACCTCCCGCTCGTCTCCATATACGACACCGAGTCCAACAGGAAAGGCATCATGGCGTCCGGTGAAATTACCGCTGAGACCGTGAAAAAATTCTGCTCAGATTTCTTGTCCGGCGCATTG GAAGAAGAATCAGAAAGTGTGAAAACTGAATTATAA